The Spirulina subsalsa PCC 9445 region GCGAACTTAATTGGCGCTGATTTAACCCGGGTAAACTTTCGAGAATCCAATCTCGTCGAAGCCCACCTTGAAGCCAATTTAACCGAAGCCAATCTGATTGGCTCAGATTTGCGCGGCGCAATCCTTACAGGAGCAAAATTAGTCGATGCCAGTTTACGCGCTGCCAACTTGCAGGGAGCCGTACTCAAATCGGCTGATTTAAGTTATGCCGTCCTAAGTGAAGCCGACTTAAGAGACACAGACCTCACCCGAGCGAAAATGGTAGAGTGTAACCTCGGACGAGCCAAACTGATGAAAGCCCTCATGATGAAAGCCGATTTACAAGGGGCCAACCTCACCAATGCCATTTTAATGGGGGCAAATTTGGAAGATGCCAACCTCGCAGGAGCGATTTTACATGGGGTAAATGCGACTAATGTTAACGCAGCCGGGGCCGATTTTAGCCGCGCCCAGATGAGTAGTTCTAACTTAGCCAATATTAATTTAAAA contains the following coding sequences:
- a CDS encoding pentapeptide repeat-containing protein, whose translation is MDAAELLRRYKAGERDFREVNLQGAFLGGADLSGATLRESDLSRANLIGADLTRVNFRESNLVEAHLEANLTEANLIGSDLRGAILTGAKLVDASLRAANLQGAVLKSADLSYAVLSEADLRDTDLTRAKMVECNLGRAKLMKALMMKADLQGANLTNAILMGANLEDANLAGAILHGVNATNVNAAGADFSRAQMSSSNLANINLKGANLRAATVTWTTLRGADLTEAKLYRAKLCWSNLIGAILVDAVLIDANVNEANFRNANLQGAILPQAGTRGQSIVADGE